Within Bremerella sp. JC817, the genomic segment AAGACATCGTCGCCCCCATCCAGCCATCGTTGCGGACATGAAACGGTGCCATGAATGCTGGATTTCGGGGGTGATTCATGAGGGTGATCCCTTCGATCGTGTTCGAGTCAATCGGCCCGGAATAGTCGACCCAGCGGGCCGGTTTCCGAAAGACTTCTTTCTCGTCGACGTGTCCCTCGCTGTTGCGGATCGTCCCACCACCATCAGTCACGCCGATCGTCTTCGCCATGCGTACCCCTAATGGCCCGAACGGCGTGTCGCCGAACGTGACCTGATCGACGGTTGCCTGCAGCCGCTAATCGATCACCAGCAGCCACTGCTCCCCTTCGAGCGGGATCACCGTCATCGCGCGAACTTCCTCCAGAAGCTTTTGCTGGCTGTCGGTATCGACCCAGGCGTTGATCATCTGAAACTGGGCCTGATCGCCGTCGACGAACTTGCCAACTTTCTCGTGGCGAATCTTCCCAGGCGAGCGATCGGTCCAAAAGTTGACGCCGTTGATGTCGTGATGGGTCAGCCAGACCGAGTTGTGATGACTGTGCCCGTTGGGATCGTGCGGGTGTCCCATCCTCGTCAAGCTTCGCCCGGCCGGCCCTACGACGGGATAGATGAATGGACAATGCAAACCGGCTGCGTAGTGATATCGCAGCAACTCGCGACCGTCGCGCGTGATCGAGACTTGATCGTGCGGCAGTGGCAGGACCTGCATCGTCGGGACCGGTTTGGCCCCTGGCAGCGTTTCATCCGCTGCGGATATCGATCCAGAAAAAAGAACCAGGGCGAAACCAACAACAAGTACGCGTAGCATGAAGAGGCTCCCGGCGAGGTGGGATGAAGGGTAGGAGCCTTCAGCGTACCGGGCAGACTACGGTGACTCAAACAAAAACGGCCTCGCCGTCGAGGCAAGGCCGCTAATGTTTTGGGCTATGAATCGTTCGACCGATTATTCGTCGAAGTTGTATTCGATCTTCAGCACTTCCAGATCGTAAGTACCCTTCGGGGCGGCGATCGAGACGACGTCGCCAACCTTCTTGCCGATCAACTGTTGAGCCATCGGGCTGTCGACGAGGATCTTGTTGTTCATGAAGTCTTCTTCGCCAGAGCCAACCAGCGAGTAGACTTCTTCTTCGTCCATATCAACGTCGCGAACGGTGACCGTCGCGAAGAAGCTGACGACCGACTTGTCGACCGAAGAAGGATCAACGATATAAGCTTTGCTCAGCTTCGATTTGATCAGGTTGATCTTGGCCTGAATCATACCTTGGGTTTCGCGCGAGCCATGATACTCGGCGTTTTCTTTGAGGTCCCCTTCGGCACGTGCATTGGCCACCTTCTCAGTGATTGCTGGCATTTCGACGTCTTCGAGATGCTGCAATTCGGCCTTGAGCTTATCGTAGCCTTTGCGGGACATGGGCATTCTATCGGCCATGCTCGACATGTCAGGAACTCCCTAGCTGAAAAAAAAACGCGACCTGGGACAGGCCGCATGTCGTTCTTGTTGAATTGGTTACTTTTATTGTTATTGAAACGTGATGCGTTTGTAAAGCCAGCTTCACCCCACAGCTAGCACAATCGCGCAAGGGGGTGAAAAAGAACCATGATTAGCATCACGATTTGATCTTAGATTGTATCGATCAGGTACAACAGCGCCCCGCACGATGAGCAGAAGACCGGTCGGCCCAGCTTCAAATCGCTGACGGTTTGAATCCGAAGTTGCACATTGCACTGGGTGCAGTAATTGTTAACCACCGAAGCGAGGGCTTCTTCACCGCGAGCCTTGACCACACGCTTGTAATCTTGGCGAATATCTGGCGGAACGTCCTTCTCAACCCCTTCCAGGATCTCGAGCACGCGGGCCAGTTCGGTCTCCATGACGCCCCGTTGTTGATTGACTTCATTCTGGATTTTGGCCAGGTCCTCTTTGGCGTTCAGAACACCTTTGTCCGCCTCGGTCAATTTGACTTCCAACTGGTCGACTTTCTCGAGGGCCTCGAGAATCTCGTCCGACATCACGCTGTTGGCCATCTGGGCCGCGGCGATTTGTTCTTTGAAGATCTGGAATTCTTCGTTCGTGTTGGCGGCGTTCAGCTTTCCTTCAATCACACCGATCTTGCTTTCGCTTTCGCGAAGCTGCAGTTGCTTGCGATCGGCCGTCATTTTCGTGTTTTTGATCGACTCTTTGACGTCCACCACGACCTGTTCCGCAGCAACCACGCGGTTTTCGGCCGCTGTGATACGAATCGGACAGCGAGCCAAGCGACTTCGCAGATCGCTCAACTGGCGGTGGATTCGGTGAAGTTCCTGCAGAACTTCGCTATAGGGTCGTTGGGACATAATCAATCCATTCAGGGGACAACACGAAAAGGCTTCTCCCCACAATTTAGCAGTAGGCAAGGGTTTAGCACACGCCACCAATGCATTTTACCCCACCGGGCAAATAAAAAAGCACGGGCCTTGGTGACAAAGCCCGTGCTTTCCAGGTTCACTCAATCCACAAGTTCTGGGGGCTACGCCGCCTCGGCCGTGTGCAGGAAGCCGGCCAATTGCTGGCTGCGAACTGGATGTTGCAGCTTGCGAACCGCTTTGGCTTCGATCTGGCGGACACGTTCGCGGGTCACCTTAAAGATGCGGCCAACTTCTTCCAGGGTATAGGTGTACCCGTCCTGAAGGCCGTAACGCAGCTTGATGATTTCACGTTCGCGGTAGGTCAGCGTCTTCAGCAGGCCACCGATCTTGTCTCGCAGGATTTCGTTGGAAGCCTTGCGGATCGGGGTTTCTTCGTGGCCATCTTCGATGAACTCGCCGAACGAACTGTCTTCGCTTTCGCCGATCGGACGGTCGAGGCTGACCGGGTGACGACCGATGTCCATCACGCGGCGAACTTCTTCAACCGGGATCTCGCTATAACGCGAGATTTCTTCCATGGTTGGTTCGCGGCGAAGTTCCTGCAGCAGGCGCTTCTGGATGTTTCGCAGCTTCGACAAGACGTCGATCATGTGCACTGGAATACGGATCGTACGTGCCTGATCGGCGATGGCTCGGGTAATGGCCTGACGAATCCACCAGGTCGCATAGGTCGAGAACTTGAAGCCACGGCGATATTCGTACTTGTCGACCGCACGCATCAGGCCGGTGTTGCCTTCCTGGATCAGGTCCAAGAAGCTCAAGCCGCGGTTGCGGTACTTCTTGGCGATCGAGACCACCAGGCGGAGGTTGCCGCTGGAAAGTTCTCGCTTGACGCCTTCGTACTGATCGAACTGCTTGCGGAACTTGTTGCAGCGAGTCCGCAGGCTGCGTGGGCTTTCCAGCGTCAGCAGCATCAGGTCGCGAAGTTCTTTGCGGAGGTTGGCACGTTCGTCTTTGGCCGCTGGGATATCGCGGATGAGATCAAGACGTGCTCGGATTTCTTCCATCCGATCGGCGAAGTCTTCCAGTTGAGCCATCACGGGCTGAACGCGACGGGTACGCAGCGACAACTCTTCAACCAATTGCAGGCACTTCTGACGGCGGCGAATGAATCGCTTGCGAGCGGCGATTCGTTCTTCGCGAGGGGTGCTCTTGCGAAGCAGTCGTTGGAAGTCACGACGATTTTGTTCCAGCATGACCCGCAACGTCTTCAAGTTGTGCGGCATGCGACCTTGGATTTGTTCCTTGGTCAGGTTTTCGGTCAACGAAACCTTGATCGTACGATCGAAAGGGAGTTCGCCACGGTGGACCTTTTCCAGGATCTCAACCGTGTGCCGAAGTGCGAAGTCGCAACCCAGAACCAGGCGGCGGAACTGCTTGCGGGTGATTTCAATCTTCTTGGCCAGGGCGATTTCTTCTGCGCGGGAAAGCAGAGGAATCGAGGCCATCTGAGACAGGTACATCCGGATCGGATCGTCGCTGCTCTTGGTGATTTCTTCAGTAGTGAAGCTTTCCGATCCGCCATCTTCGTCCAAAGCTTCCGCGAATTCGCGAGCGGAAGGAGCCTTCGAGGCTGGGGCGTCGTCGAAATCATCTTCGGGAGGATCGGTAACCAGTTCGATACCGCGGTTTTCCAGTTCGGTCAGCAGCGAATCGAGTTTCTCGCTGCCTTGAGCTTCGTCGGGCAGATAGTTGTTGACTTCATCATAAGTCAACCAACCTTGCGACTTGCCTTTTTCCAAAAGTACGGCCAATTCTTGATCAGCAAATTCCATAGTGAAGACCTCCTTGCCTTCCCATAAAATTCCATTTGGTCATTTACGCCGGTGATCGAGATGCGGGTCAAACCGATCATTGGCGACGTCAAGCGGTATCCTCTACCCATCCGTGGGAAAGGAAATACCCTGGCGGTTTCGATTCTGCTCGATGATCTGTTGGAGAATGTCGAGCTCATCCTCTTTCGATAGCGATTGTTGCTGCATGGAAGCGACTTGCTGTCCTTCCATACGCTCTTCGTGTCGGCGGCGGTACGCCTCGACGATACGTTTCAGTTCCTGGTCGGCATCCCCGAATCCTCGGTTGGAAGCCGACTCGTCGAGCTCGATCAGCAGGAATCGCAACGATTCGTTGTCGATCGAGTCGAGGATCCCCGGAAACGCACAATCCAGGTGCGCTTCGCTGCGGGATCGGATGACTTTGTAGATGGCTTTGGCACCTTCGCTGATCAATTCATCCGGACCGATCTCGTCCAGGCACCATTCCACCGTTTCGGGCAACGCCAACATCAACTCGATCAGGGTGCGGTCCCAGTTGTCGAGCGTGCTGATCCGATAAATCGTGCCCGGGTTGGCCGGCATTTCTTCTTGATTTGCCGGGTAAGTTTTAGTGCTGGCCGCTTTTCGCAAAGCAGACAGCCGTGTCCGTAGCTCCGATTCAGCGACCTGAAACTGGCGAGCAATCCGTGCCAGAAACTGGTGTTCGCGAAGACGGACTTCCGACGACGCTTCCGCCGCCAGGTTGGGTGCCTTGGCCAACGTGTTCAACACGTCTTCCAGGGCATCGTTAGCACTATGCAGATCGTTGGCCAGATTGATTCCGGCGGTGGCGATCCGAATCTTGTGTTCCAGGGCGTCGACCGACTTGTCGAGGTGGCTACGAAATCCATCGGCACCATACTTCTGTACGAAGTCACAAGGGTCGAGGTTGTCGGGAAGGGTCGTAATTCGTAAGTCGACCTGCTGAGCGATGAACAGCTCGAGGACTTCGCTGGTACGCTTCTGGCCAGCTTCGTCTCCATCGAGCACCAGGTAAACGGTGTCGGCATAACGGCGAAGCAGTTGAATATGGCGTGGCCCGAGGGCAGTTCCCAGCACGGCAACGGCGTTCTTGACGCCAGCTTCGTGCAGGGCAATCACGTCCGTGTAACCTTCCACGACCACCACCTTCTTGCTGTTGGTGATGTGATCGCGAGCCAGGTCCAAAGCGTAAACGTTGTCGCTCTTCGAGAAGAGCCGTGTTTCAGGCGAGTTGACATACTTGGCCGATTTTTCGTCGGCGTATGCCGGCAGAATGCGTCCACCAAACGCGATCGGACGGCTTTGCACGTCACGAATCGGGAAAATCACGCGTCCCTTGAAACGATCGTACATACGGCCAGCTTGCGACTTGCCGATCAGTCCGACATTTTCCAGAACGGGATGGTTATAGGCACTTTGAATCGATTTGTTGCAGAGCCACTGCCAGTCGTTCGGCGAAAATCCAAGGTGAAACCGATAAATCGCTTCCTTGGTAATCCCGCGATCGTGCAAATAACGACGGGCTTCGTCCGCAATCGGATCGTTCAGCAGCAGTTCGTGGAACGTTCGCTCGGCCCAGGCCAACGCGTTGTATTGAAACTTTTTATCGTTGGGGCTTCCGGCCGGAGCGACCGGGCCGGCCGATGGCAGGGCGATATTGGCTCGTTCGGCCAGCAGTTCCAGTGCTTCGCGGAATTCGATCGATTCGCGACGCATGACAAAGCTGAAAACGTCGCCACCAATTCCACAGACCCAGCAGCGCCAAGATTGGCGTTGCGGATTGACCTGAAAGCTTGGTCGGCTATCGTCGTGCCATGGGCACAAAGCGACGTAGCCGCGTCCCTGCCGTCGCAGGTTCAAGTACGTACCGAGCACATCCACAATGTCGGATGCGACACGCACTTGTTCTTTCACGTCGTTGTCAGGGAGAAATGCCACCCGCTTGGAAATCCTTCCAGGGAAATTCGGGAACCCTTTGGCCCGAGAACAGTCGGCGTTCAGGCCGCTTCCTAGCAACCTTCACGTAACCCAACATTCGCGTTCTGGGCCGTGCCTTCCGTAGCACGTGGGAGCAATTTAGCCCATATCGCATTTTTAGGTCAAGTTCGCATTGACGTCTGCCGACAACCTTTTGGTTTCACGCTAGCAGATATCTTCTACAATATCGATTTCCAGGGATTTCGCGAAGTAGCATCCCTTTTTTTCCCTGCCTTAAAAGGCGTAGCAGAGCACAAATTTGGCTTCCCGTTTTTTTCCTCCTGCCGAACAAGCCGACGAAAACGACCTCGTTCTGGTCGGCGGCCGACTGACTTCTGAGTGGCTTTTAGATGCCTATCGCCATGGAATTTTTCCGTGGCCG encodes:
- the greA gene encoding transcription elongation factor GreA; this encodes MADRMPMSRKGYDKLKAELQHLEDVEMPAITEKVANARAEGDLKENAEYHGSRETQGMIQAKINLIKSKLSKAYIVDPSSVDKSVVSFFATVTVRDVDMDEEEVYSLVGSGEEDFMNNKILVDSPMAQQLIGKKVGDVVSIAAPKGTYDLEVLKIEYNFDE
- a CDS encoding phospholipase: MSQRPYSEVLQELHRIHRQLSDLRSRLARCPIRITAAENRVVAAEQVVVDVKESIKNTKMTADRKQLQLRESESKIGVIEGKLNAANTNEEFQIFKEQIAAAQMANSVMSDEILEALEKVDQLEVKLTEADKGVLNAKEDLAKIQNEVNQQRGVMETELARVLEILEGVEKDVPPDIRQDYKRVVKARGEEALASVVNNYCTQCNVQLRIQTVSDLKLGRPVFCSSCGALLYLIDTI
- a CDS encoding sigma-70 family RNA polymerase sigma factor; translated protein: MEFADQELAVLLEKGKSQGWLTYDEVNNYLPDEAQGSEKLDSLLTELENRGIELVTDPPEDDFDDAPASKAPSAREFAEALDEDGGSESFTTEEITKSSDDPIRMYLSQMASIPLLSRAEEIALAKKIEITRKQFRRLVLGCDFALRHTVEILEKVHRGELPFDRTIKVSLTENLTKEQIQGRMPHNLKTLRVMLEQNRRDFQRLLRKSTPREERIAARKRFIRRRQKCLQLVEELSLRTRRVQPVMAQLEDFADRMEEIRARLDLIRDIPAAKDERANLRKELRDLMLLTLESPRSLRTRCNKFRKQFDQYEGVKRELSSGNLRLVVSIAKKYRNRGLSFLDLIQEGNTGLMRAVDKYEYRRGFKFSTYATWWIRQAITRAIADQARTIRIPVHMIDVLSKLRNIQKRLLQELRREPTMEEISRYSEIPVEEVRRVMDIGRHPVSLDRPIGESEDSSFGEFIEDGHEETPIRKASNEILRDKIGGLLKTLTYREREIIKLRYGLQDGYTYTLEEVGRIFKVTRERVRQIEAKAVRKLQHPVRSQQLAGFLHTAEAA
- the dnaG gene encoding DNA primase translates to MAFLPDNDVKEQVRVASDIVDVLGTYLNLRRQGRGYVALCPWHDDSRPSFQVNPQRQSWRCWVCGIGGDVFSFVMRRESIEFREALELLAERANIALPSAGPVAPAGSPNDKKFQYNALAWAERTFHELLLNDPIADEARRYLHDRGITKEAIYRFHLGFSPNDWQWLCNKSIQSAYNHPVLENVGLIGKSQAGRMYDRFKGRVIFPIRDVQSRPIAFGGRILPAYADEKSAKYVNSPETRLFSKSDNVYALDLARDHITNSKKVVVVEGYTDVIALHEAGVKNAVAVLGTALGPRHIQLLRRYADTVYLVLDGDEAGQKRTSEVLELFIAQQVDLRITTLPDNLDPCDFVQKYGADGFRSHLDKSVDALEHKIRIATAGINLANDLHSANDALEDVLNTLAKAPNLAAEASSEVRLREHQFLARIARQFQVAESELRTRLSALRKAASTKTYPANQEEMPANPGTIYRISTLDNWDRTLIELMLALPETVEWCLDEIGPDELISEGAKAIYKVIRSRSEAHLDCAFPGILDSIDNESLRFLLIELDESASNRGFGDADQELKRIVEAYRRRHEERMEGQQVASMQQQSLSKEDELDILQQIIEQNRNRQGISFPTDG